AAACACCATTTCCTGCGAGTACTGGACCAAATCTTATGCAGCTAGAAATTCTCAATTGAGCATCAAGATAATCCAAATCTCTAACTTCAATGTCAAAGTTGAAATATTCTCCTTTAGAGCGCTCCATTTCTTCTATGAAGCGTTTTGCGGCAAACTCACCTTCAACTGTCATTGGGAATGTCTTATGATGGTTTTTTGgaattattattatcctACCATCAAGCGTCTGACATTGCTGCAGATTTCTCCATCTCACTTTATATTTGGTGGCATTTCTACCACTTTTTTCCAACAGTGGTTTGGTAGGGACCCTGACTGACAATTTATGACCTGCAGTACATTGTAATGCAAGACGCTGATAAACTGTTCTACGCCTGGGATCTAACCTACCAGGTTCACCTTCAAAAGCTCTGTGTTTGGTTTTTTGCTGTATATTATAGATTTTCTGATAGCCCTGTGTGACATTTATGACGCGGGCAGCGGAGCCATCTGCGCACATAACGTAAGAGTTAGCCGTGACGTTTGCGATGTCTTTAATTTCACCGTTAGCCATCAGAATAGTCGTGTTTTCAGAAAGCATTTTAAAGTATAGATAGAATTGATTGCTGCTTATGAGGATATGGATTTAGAGCTAATAGTTGTAATAGAAATAAAAGCCATTTAGAATAGGAATTGAATACAATTTTATGAGCTTTAAATATTTAATGATGAATAGTGCGTTTAGAACGCTTCATCATGCTTCAACAAGCTTCTGCAAACCTCATTTGAGTAGCAATAGctgtttacttttttccGCGACTTTATTCGAAGTTATGGTGAACTTTTCGTGGTTTCACACCTAATAACGCCCAGCGGTAGTACAATTCAAAGTAGTAGGTACCAATGGTAGTACTAGTGGGTGATAGTAGCAAATTTCTCTATGAAAATGAATTGTTGCTCTGCAATGATGTTAATGTGGACATGACATGAATTTTCGCGATATGTTGAtgtaaataataacatGATTTTCGTGGATCATTTCGTAAACCATAGGTTTATTTCGTGAATTACTAAGAGAAAGGCATAGAAACAGGACTTGCGAACCCTTTCTGTAATATGTCATAATATTTCAATACACGCACAAAAAAGGTACGTTAATTTCCATGGTAATCGTGTATTTAGTTACATCACTTTTCGTGACACACATGAATACATTTGCCCTTAAGCCCTGTGTAGgattgatttcttttttcgtGACGCACATGTCTTCAACTGCATCAATTTCCATGAGACACACACGTCTACCATGTTGTCAGATCTCATGAATCTTTCATGTATTCATTCACATCATTTTCGTGGATCCTCTAATTGTATCGAGATCACTTTTCGTGATCCGCTAATCAGCGACGGTCACATTAGGTTTGCCAAGTCAGGGTATGAACCATACGATCAGTTTTCGTGAACCTGGTACGTATATTGTGGCGTTTGTgtatattttcattctttgACAACAATCAATACCAACCTCAAATAGGAAAAGTAATAAGTTTGGCGTTACACCCCAAAAGACGCCAAACGGATCGAACTTACTCAATAGCAATTAGCGAGACAAAACCTACGTTAAGACCTGTAACCGATTTATCAAAGCACTCTGCGGTTCTTTCTTGGGAATATTACCTGGACATTTTGTGCCCTCAAGAAACGAGGCTCTACGAGCCTGTTGGAGCCCCTCAGACATTAGCCGCCACGAATCAAACTTTTTACGCGATTCGGCCCAAATCAGTTTCTCACAGATCATTCGTAGAGTGAAAAAGCACATCGATTATTTGATACCCCTTTGGGTTAATTACTGTTGAGgtcttttctatttctgattgaaatttttgctCCAGCATTATAGCATgctggttttttttttaaattgaTGTATCTCATCGCAGGCACGGGCAGTACAGTGCCCTGAGCGTAgggaaaaatgaaaaaaaggatgtAACTTTTAACATAATTCCAGCACGCAGCGATTGGGTATAATGAAGATTGTTAAGTTCAACAACATGTGAAATTCTTAGCTCCGCAACTTGCTTGAATTATGAGCTCTAAGATTCAAGAAGTAAATAGGTCATATAATGGAATGATAGTAGTACTTGATAAAGGAACCATGTGATCTTACGTTGatatgaaaataattctCTCACAGAAGTCAGTTTGTATGACTAACATAGAGAGTAATTGCTTTTCGGATAAAATCGCACCTAACAAAGATTACCTTTTGTAAAGCCTCCAGAACAGCTATGAATGTTCGTTATTCTACGCACTTTCTTTCATACATCTTGATCCGCCTTTTTTGATGTAGGTTTTAACGCGGCAAAACatattaatttttctgatttggaaaaataaagagTTAGTTCTGCCACGCCATTTTAAGTCCAAAGGCACAATTTTACGTTGGAACTAAACGGTAAAGATCAAATATCAcctttattcttttttggtATGCATCGATTTCTTTGCCAGTAAGAACTACGTGCAACTCTACATTAGATCAAAATATAACGGATCATAAATGCAAACAACATTTGtccaaaagaaacaaaaatgttGGCGTTTGTCTCGAACATGACACAATACTCCTTGATCGAGGGACATTGCCCGATTAACTATGatttatactttttacTACAGGTACTCGTTCTCCCTACTATTTCACCAGTATACGGTCGTTTTATGATTCATTTATTGCCTATAATGGTAAAAAGGGACATCTTAACCTTACGTGTTGCAATGAGACCATTCTTTTCGATTCATCAACTGTGAAATTTCTGAAATCCAGTACAATGCGAAACGCTACCGATAATGGCACCGTCTTTTGAATTATGAGGCCCAGATATGGCGTTCaatcttcaacaaaaaaatgaatatcAAAACTAAATTCTATCTGGATAACAATCTTTCTTTGGTTTGCAGAAATATCATTAAAAAACAATCCATAACTACTAAGGAAGGGTATAAATGGTTTGGTTTActaattttatattttgatttgatTAGCAATTATAATCTCTAATATACTATTTCTGTAGCCAAAAATCTGCAATGTCAATAAGTAGCAAGTGCCGCTTACTCGTGAGAATATCAACCTTATAGCATAtgttttctattttttttttttgcttatGGAGATAATGAACATTGTACACATGAACAAAGTGGTAGTTCTCTCTCCTTGATTTTTTGTGCTTGCGATATATATAATTGTTACATTCAATGGCCATGCTAAATAAAGGTTTTAGCTTTGTTTCACTCGTGCCCAGGATAATTTTAAGGCGCAAACATCcaaataatgaagaaaaggataaCGATTGTCCCAGGTCtaaaacattttttaataatagCCGTCATTAGCCTTGCAACAGTACAACAACGCCGATGGGAAAGGATTGCAATTCTATTTGTAATTAATAGGTTGTATAATAATTTACGATATGGCCTTGTGGTAACTATTTATGAATACTGGTGTAGACTTATTTATAATCCTAGAGAGTAAACCTCTTCTTGTCAAgatatgaaaaatacaaatttAGAGACAGAAGTATTACGTGTAAACTTTACAGAACCACTTCTCCATTATAGCTACAATGTGAATTGAACTTTCCTTGAATGTTGAGAAAAACTATATTAAAATTAGAAATCGTCCCATTTGTCCTCGTCCTGTTCATTCTTCTTATCGTTATTATCAATCTTTTGATATTCTGTATGGGTTGTATTCCCTGCTGTAGAGCTATCCTCTGCATTAccattgaaatttttagtGAAGTTACTAAATGCTTGGAATCCATAACTACTCGTTTCTTGAAACTTTTGGCCAAACTGGGCAGCTGCTCTCTTCGTTTCTTCTGACAACTCTCCGGATTGCCATTGCTGGACGTGAGGCTTAATAACCGTTTCGTTTACGTCCTCGAACGATTTGGTTACAGCGCTGGAGAAGAGGCCCCATCCTCTGCTCAATGTTCCCAAAGGATCagcttgaaaattttccagGCTCAAAGTATTGCTGGACCCTGCAGACCGTTCTTGTGGAGGTTTTGCGGGTGTACTTCCAAAGCCCTGATATTTACCACCTTGAGAAGGGGGCAAATGATCTGGTCTAGATTGGTTCTTCTTGCCCAGCTCAGCAAAATAAGCTTCGTTCTTCtccttttgaaaattggCACCATTACTAGAGTTTGCTGGTGTTGCAGATCGACGGTTCTCCAGTGGTGTCCCTTCTCGACTTTGAGCAACACCAGGCGTAGCGGATGCAGCGGTTTGAGAGGTTGCTGATAACTTGGAAGCATCAAAATCCAAATGCTCACGCTCTTCAAATACTCTATCTTCGCAAAGACATGttaacttttctttataatCCTCTGCGACGGGGTTATCGTATTTCACTTTTTGTGGTAAACTCAGGTCAATATTATGCGACTTGAACCATTCAGTCAAAGGTTCGTTACCACCTTTTTCCATACGAAGAAGTTCCTCCGGTTTAAACTGATCCATAGTGATAGATCTTACAAAAGATATATGCACACCAAGCCCTCTATGGATACCGGCACATTCAAGGCAAATGAAAGCTCCAAACTTAGGCGTGGCCCATTGTGGATTTGGCGCACCACAATCCATacatttcttatttgcaCCAATCTTTTGCAATTGCAAAAGACGCCTGCGGGTATCTGGGTCCACTTTCCAATCTGACATGCTCTATAATCCGCGATAAAATTGCTCAATTGGCACCATTTAAACTCAGAATCACGTCCATATTTCTGCTTTCATTCTTGATATAGTTGTGCAATTTGGTTCTTGACAAAAACTGGCGTTGCTTGCGGGTAACCGCGCGATTTTTAAAGTGCCAAACTGcgaaaagaatataacaAGCTTTCGAGCAAGATCAATGTACCCAGCAAGTGAAATAATAAAACAAGAGCCCCAAAGATCTGCTTATAATTGctagaaaaatatattattaatCATGAGCACTGCTTCAACACCGCCAATTAACTTATTTCGtagaaagaaagaacatAAACGTGGGATCACATACACAATGTTACTATGTGGGCCAGCAGGTACAGGAAAGACCGCCTTTGCTAACAATCTATTGGAAACTAAGATCTTTCCGCATAAGTATCAATACGGTAAATCAAATGCTAGTATTAGCTCTAACCCAGAAGTAAAAGTTATTGCTCCGACAAAAGTTGTTTCATTTAATTCGAAAAATGGGATTCCATCTTATGTTTCTGAATTCGATCCAATGAGAGCCAATTTGGAACCAGGTATTACCATCACCTCCACTTCATTAGAACTTGGGGGCAACAAAGATCAAGGAAAGCCAGAAATGAACGAGGATGATACCGTGTTTTTCAACTTGATTATGACGCATGGTATAGGCGAAAACTTGGACGATTCGTTGTGTTCTGAGGAAGTTATGTCGTATTTAGAACAACAATTTGACATTGTTTTAGCTGAGGAAACCAGAATTAAAAGGAATCCGAGGTTTGAGGACACCAGGGTTCACGTAgcattatattttattgaacCCACTGGACACGGTCTGAGAGAAGTCGATGTAGAGCTCATGAAAAGCATCTCCAAATACACAAATGTACTGCCAATAATAACAAGAGCTGACTCATTCACCAAGGAGGAGCTAACTCAATTCAGGAAAAATATTATGTTTGATGTGGAAAGATACAACGTCCCAATTTACAAATTTGAGGTTGACcctgaagatgatgatttggaaTCCATGGAAGAGAATCAAGCCTTGGCATCCTTGCAACCATTTGCTATTATAACTTCAGATACCAGAGATAGTGAAGGTAGATACGTTAGGGAGTATCCGTGGGGGATAATATCAATCGACGACGACAAAATTTCGGAtttgaaagttttaaaAAACGTCCTGTTTGGTTCTCACTTACAAGAATTCAAAGACACCACGCAAAATTTGCTTTACGAGAATTACCGTTCCGAAAAACTATCGTCCGTGGCCAACGCTGAAGAAATTGGTCCTAATTCTACAAAGAGACAGTCAAATGCTCCAAGTTTAAGCAACTTTGCCTCTTTGATAAGCACTGGTCAATTCAATTCTTCTCAAACTCTTGCAAACAATTTGAGAGCGGACACACCAAGAAACCAAGTAAGTGGAAACTTTAAGGAAAACGAATACGAAGACAATGGCGAACATGATTCAGCAGAAAATGAACAGGAAATGTCTCCCGTGAGACAGTTGGGTAGAGaaataaaacaagaaaatgaaaatttgatAAGATCTATCAAAACAGAATCTTCACCAAAATTCTTGAACTCTCCGGACTTACCAGAGCGTACCAAGTtaagaaatatttcagaAACCGTTCCATATGTCTTGAGACATGAAAGAATTTTAGCAAGACAACAAAAACTGGAAGAGTTAGAGGCCCAGTCAGCTAaagaattacaaaaaagaattcaagaattagaaagaaaagcacACGAATTGAAATTGAGGGAAAAACTAATAAATCAGAATAAACTAAACggttcatcatcttcaatCAATTCTCTACAACAGAGCACAAGGAGccaaattaaaaaaaatgacacGTATACTGATTTAGCCTCTATTGCATCGGGTAGAGATTGAGTTGTATCTGTACAAAATCCAAAGCTGAgcaaataaataaataaataaatgtaTAAGTTACCGAACGGGGgtatttttacttttgaTCAAAAATTTATGTACCAACTACAAAGTTTCCTCAGCACAGCCTTCAAGAAGGGAACACACATACAAACAGTGTCAAATAATTGTAGGGATAAATTTAAATATGGCATAAACTAAATAAGTAGAGCATGAAAAAACTGCAAAATCCAAAAAGTAAAAACGAAGGTCAGAAAGtaaagcaaaagaaaattaataaagCAATACTAAATCTATCATGATTTCCCGTAACTTCCATTAAAGCTGTAACCAGATTTACTCCTACTGTTTGAGCCTCTAACGCCTAATGGATTTTTAGAGAAGCTCAACCTGATACCTCCTTTGTTGTTGAGGGAAGGGCGGGGGTGAGGTAGTTGACTACCATATAATTCTGCCAATGCTCTAGTGGCAAAGCTAACATCCTCAAATTCTACAAAACAAATTGGACCATGGCCATGACCGTTGCCATGACCGTGAGAGTTCATTTTATTCCTGAAGGATAATCTACGAAAACCTTGCTGATTAGAAAACAATTGCCTTAATTCTTGTTCCGTGGCATCCGGAGGTAGATTACCCACATAAAGAGTATTACAAGGAGGATTTTGGTCCGCGGGATTGGCTGGTGGTGGCACCTTGGCTAGTAGTGATAGGTCAGCCTGTGAAATAGTTGTGGAACCTGCCACATTTGTTTCGTTATTTTTCGAAAATGCAGAGGCAGAAGCTGTAGAAGAACATTCTTTCTGTCGTGATATTGTACTGGTGTCTTGTTCACTCACTAAAAAGCCTTGATTCACCTTTTGGTTGTTGAATATTGAAGACCCGTTAGGAGCAGAAGATTGTGGGTGGCCATTTTCCGTTTGGAGATTCAGGTCCAAATTGGAAGGAACATTCGAAACGCTCTGCTGAATACTTTGTGTCTTAGTTGAAGCATTAATTTGGTTCAATAAGTGATAATGCGGTAGAGAAGTCGCGGAATGTATTACTCCTGAATTGTTCAGATTAGGTTGTGATTGAATATGTGGAACATCCTGGCTAATTGAATGGTGGGATGGAGGCAACAGATTAGACtgatgattttcttggctagataattgaaaaagaggaaTATTAGCAGTTGAGGAAGCATTCCACTCCATCACAGGCGTAGATGACATCGGAGGCTCTTGTAAAGATGCACCAAATGAAGAATTACCAACATCATTAACTAATTCATCACCATTCCAAATACtttcatttatttcatCCTTTTCTAGTAGCAAAAGTGACTTGCCAGCGTCCTTCTGAGGTGGCATTCCTGCTGGAACTGGTGTGGTGGTTACGTTTGATAAATCATGTTGTGAGATGCTATTTCGTAGAAAGGGTACggattcttttctttgagaGATTGTTTCCAATCCGAATGGGTCATTGAATGAGAAACGGAGGGATCTCTCTGAAAGTAATGAAGGCCTTGGCTTGGCCGCTGAAGGCCCTAATGGAGAGGAACTAGTTTTTCCATATGATATAGTATTAAaactttgattttgaatttcattttgcGCACTGGACGACAATTGGTAATTCTTTGGAGAACTATTTGTAGTGCCAGATGAAACATGTTCTTGAAAACTCACTGGAAGCTGCGTTTGTTCATTTACTACGTCAATGTGAGACCTAAAGGGGAAACTAGGCCCAAAAATCTCAGACTTCGAGTTTAATATATTAGCATAATGGGTTACTAAAGAAAGGGATCCAAATTTGACCACAACGactttttcattgtcattAAAGGGTTCTCTATCATCCCTTTTTAGTTCTATACTTGACACCCCAGTTGCTAGTGAAAATATACAATAACACTCTCTTAGTGTAATGTCTTTTGGCAAATTCCTCAGCAAAAGACAGTAGGGGCCAACATCCACATCATGTGGGGCTAAAGAATTGACGTCATTCCCGTTCCCTTTCCCCGTGGACATGGTCAAATTATGAAGCATAGAAGTCATAATAGGTTCTTTTGCAAAACCTTGCGGGTTCTCTCTTTTAATGTTAGTCTCGCTGTTGCTCCTAACTGCGGAAAAACTATATGCAGTTGGCATGGGATATGTTGCCTCCTTTGATAATGGAACGGTTTCTGAACTAGAACTAAATGCCCTTTCTATAAGAAATTTGGATTCGTTTAAATTCGTCTGATTATGCACTAATGACATTGTTAATTGAGAAACCTTAAGCGTTATTTTTCAGCGTAGATGTGGCAACTAAGGTTcctgttttcaaaaaccctgcttttttgaaaaatgctcgaaaaataaagaaagaagtCAGTCCCTTGTTTTAGCAAAGTGATAATTTGTGAAATATGACACAAGTAGAAGATAAACCTTTACACGCAGAAATAACAGCGGATTATATTTTGATTCTTAGATTTCCTAATTTCGTGAACTTTTAActaagaaggaaaaaacaaTTGAGATGAGATCCAAATGGGAGGAGTTTTGAAACAATTGTTTGCTATTATTTCAATGATTTAGTGTTGCCACCAGATGGGTCTATTTTCTGTAAAACTACCGGTTCGAGGCTCCTGCCGTAACCTTAATTGTACTTTTCTATGATTTAATCCAAATAACCATTCCATTCCTCTTTAAGTCTAAGAAACattaaaaaacaaaaaacacCACGTCCGggtaatgaaaatataacGCTGGGTAATGCACGTGTTGATAATTACATCGTTTTTCACTAATATCGTACCAAACGAGATGTTTGCAGAAAGAACAAACCaatattttaaataatcaaaaatcaaattaGCTATTATTTCTCATTTggtgataataatatatacatacatatatatatatatatataaatatataggtatatatataaataacCTAAGACAAGTTAAATGAGTATAAAAAACCTTGAAcgtaaatgaaaaaaaaaaaaatactagTAAATTGACAACataaaagacaaaaataaatgaaagAGGAAAGTGGTAATAAAGTGGTTAAAATTTGTTGTAGTTGTAGATAGGAGGAGTCCGCGTAGACAGTTATTCAAATTCAattgaggaagaaaaatagatTTCAAAGAATACTGGGAATTTGTTAATCGAGAAGTGTTTAAATTTCACTCCTAAATCCAAAAGTACCGCCAGAAATACTTTTTCTCACTCTACCCATGAAACTTTGTTTACCAGCCTGTTCCTCACCTTGCTCGTCGTCATGGTAATCTTGCTCACCCTCATCGGAACCGTACTGATGATGTCTTGGAGTGTGCTCGGCTGAATGAGTAGAATTATTATAGTCGTAGTCAGACccttttgaagaattctGTCTGCTGTGACGGTGATGATTGTGATGatgttttgattttccGGAACCCATTGAACCCACCGACACTTTCCTTCCCTGAGAAGTTGTTTCATTATGAATTGAATAGGAAGTGGTTTCTGGGTAGGTGCCCTCAGATGGCTT
This is a stretch of genomic DNA from Saccharomyces cerevisiae S288C chromosome IV, complete sequence. It encodes these proteins:
- the GCS1 gene encoding GTPase-activating protein GCS1 (ADP-ribosylation factor GTPase activating protein (ARF GAP); involved in ER-Golgi transport; required for prospore membrane formation; regulates phospholipase Spo14p; shares functional similarity with Glo3p; GCS1 has a paralog, SPS18, that arose from the whole genome duplication), with amino-acid sequence MSDWKVDPDTRRRLLQLQKIGANKKCMDCGAPNPQWATPKFGAFICLECAGIHRGLGVHISFVRSITMDQFKPEELLRMEKGGNEPLTEWFKSHNIDLSLPQKVKYDNPVAEDYKEKLTCLCEDRVFEEREHLDFDASKLSATSQTAASATPGVAQSREGTPLENRRSATPANSSNGANFQKEKNEAYFAELGKKNQSRPDHLPPSQGGKYQGFGSTPAKPPQERSAGSSNTLSLENFQADPLGTLSRGWGLFSSAVTKSFEDVNETVIKPHVQQWQSGELSEETKRAAAQFGQKFQETSSYGFQAFSNFTKNFNGNAEDSSTAGNTTHTEYQKIDNNDKKNEQDEDKWDDF
- the WHI4 gene encoding Whi4p (Putative RNA binding protein; regulates the cell size requirement for passage through Start and commitment to cell division; WHI4 has a paralog, WHI3, that arose from the whole genome duplication) — its product is MSLVHNQTNLNESKFLIERAFSSSSETVPLSKEATYPMPTAYSFSAVRSNSETNIKRENPQGFAKEPIMTSMLHNLTMSTGKGNGNDVNSLAPHDVDVGPYCLLLRNLPKDITLRECYCIFSLATGVSSIELKRDDREPFNDNEKVVVVKFGSLSLVTHYANILNSKSEIFGPSFPFRSHIDVVNEQTQLPVSFQEHVSSGTTNSSPKNYQLSSSAQNEIQNQSFNTISYGKTSSSPLGPSAAKPRPSLLSERSLRFSFNDPFGLETISQRKESVPFLRNSISQHDLSNVTTTPVPAGMPPQKDAGKSLLLLEKDEINESIWNGDELVNDVGNSSFGASLQEPPMSSTPVMEWNASSTANIPLFQLSSQENHQSNLLPPSHHSISQDVPHIQSQPNLNNSGVIHSATSLPHYHLLNQINASTKTQSIQQSVSNVPSNLDLNLQTENGHPQSSAPNGSSIFNNQKVNQGFLVSEQDTSTISRQKECSSTASASAFSKNNETNVAGSTTISQADLSLLAKVPPPANPADQNPPCNTLYVGNLPPDATEQELRQLFSNQQGFRRLSFRNKMNSHGHGNGHGHGPICFVEFEDVSFATRALAELYGSQLPHPRPSLNNKGGIRLSFSKNPLGVRGSNSRSKSGYSFNGSYGKS
- the SHS1 gene encoding septin SHS1 (Component of the septin ring that is required for cytokinesis; present at the ends of rod-like septin hetero-oligomers; C-terminal extension is important for recruitment of Bni5p to the mother-bud neck, which in turn is required for Myo1p recruitment and cytokinesis; undergoes sumoylation and phosphorylation during mitosis; protein abundance increases in response to DNA replication stress) produces the protein MSTASTPPINLFRRKKEHKRGITYTMLLCGPAGTGKTAFANNLLETKIFPHKYQYGKSNASISSNPEVKVIAPTKVVSFNSKNGIPSYVSEFDPMRANLEPGITITSTSLELGGNKDQGKPEMNEDDTVFFNLIMTHGIGENLDDSLCSEEVMSYLEQQFDIVLAEETRIKRNPRFEDTRVHVALYFIEPTGHGLREVDVELMKSISKYTNVLPIITRADSFTKEELTQFRKNIMFDVERYNVPIYKFEVDPEDDDLESMEENQALASLQPFAIITSDTRDSEGRYVREYPWGIISIDDDKISDLKVLKNVLFGSHLQEFKDTTQNLLYENYRSEKLSSVANAEEIGPNSTKRQSNAPSLSNFASLISTGQFNSSQTLANNLRADTPRNQVSGNFKENEYEDNGEHDSAENEQEMSPVRQLGREIKQENENLIRSIKTESSPKFLNSPDLPERTKLRNISETVPYVLRHERILARQQKLEELEAQSAKELQKRIQELERKAHELKLREKLINQNKLNGSSSSINSLQQSTRSQIKKNDTYTDLASIASGRD